From Desulfuromonas sp.:
GAGGGCAGGCCACTTGTCCCGGAAAGGAGGTGCAGCAAGGATTAGGGAGGTCTGACCCTATCCGAAAGTAACAGGGCACGGATGCCCGCAAACACCCATTCATGGAGGAATACATCATGGCAATGACAATCAATACCAACATCTCATCTCTCAACGCTCAAAGCAATTTGAGCAACACCCAAAACTCCCTTTCAAAATCGATGGAGCGTCTCTCTTCGGGTCTGCGCATCAACAGCGCTTCCGACGACGCGGCCGGCCTGAACATCGCCGACCGCATGACCGCCCAGATCCGCGGCATGGATCAGGCGAGCCGCAACGCCAACGACGGCATCTCCCTGGCCCAGACGGCCGAGGGCGGCATGTCCGAGATCGGCGACATGCTGCAGCGCATGCGCGAGCTCGCCGTTCAGGGCGCCAACGAGACCAACGACGCCGACGACGCGGCAGCCATCCAGACCGAGATGGACGAACTGACCTCGGAGATCGATCGTATCGCCGGCGCCACGTCCTTCAACGGCAAGACCCTGCTGGACGGGGCTCTGGACGTGGATTTCCAGGTCGGTGCCAACGCCACCGCCGACGACAAGATCAACTTCACGATCACCCAGGACTTCACGGCCGCCGGGCTCGGCGTTGACGCGGTCGCGGTGACGGACAACGCCGCCGCCCAGACCTCGATCACCGCCCTTGACGATGCGATCAAGGACGTGGACACCGCCCGCAGTTCGGTCGGCTCCACGGTCAACCGTCTGGATCACACCATCAAGAACCTGTCGAGCCAGTCCAACAACCTCTCCGCGGCCCGCTCCCGCATCCAGGACACCGACATCGCCAACGAGTCGGCGAAAATGACCCGGTCCAACGTGCTGCAGCAGGCCGGGGTGTCGATTTTGGCTCAGGCCAACCAGGCTCCCAATGTGGCCCTCTCCCTTCTCGGGTAGAGGCTAGGTTTTTTGACTGACCCGGGGGGCGGGTCTCCCGCCCCCCACCTTTAACCACATGGGGCCCGGCTGGCTTGAAAGATCGATCGATGGTGGTCAGAAGAGGAGATTTGAGAGATGTTTAAAATAGAGACAGCATCACCGGCCGGCGCAAATGTGCAGAAAAGCGCAGAGGCCGCAGAAAAAATCGATCGGCAACGCCAGCCCTCCCCCCTCTCTTTCGAGCCGAGCCGGGATGAAAAGAAACAGACACCCGAGGAGATCCTCAGCCGCGTCAAGCAGCTGGCCGAAGGGGGGCTCAACAGCGTACGTTTTGAAATGAGCGAGGAAGCCCGGGAAGTGGTCATCCGGATCATCGATCCGGAAACCAACGAGGTTATCCGCCAGCTCCCCACGGAGGAACTGCTGAAGGTTTCCAGCAGCCTCGAGGAGCTTCGCGGCCTGCTCCTGCAGACCGAGAGCTGAGCCCGGCCGTGACGCGCCGGAAGCGGAGGACACCATGGCAATAAGCATAGGCGGGCTCGCCAGCGGAATAGATACCAACAGCCTCATCGATGCGCTGATGGAAGCCGAGCGGCTTCCCCTTTACCGCATGGAGGACGACAGGAACGAACTCAACAGCCGTTTGAACTCCTTCAAGAAGCTCGACGGCCACATGGGGAACCTGCTCGAGGCCGTGGAGAAGCTGGCCACCTCCGAGGAGCTTCTCTCCCGCAAGAGCGAACAGAGTTCCGAGGAGTACTTTGCCACCACGGCCGGCAGCGAGGCCCAGCCCGGCAACTACGAGGTCAAGGTGCTCAGCCTGGCCCAGGTGGAGAAGGTGGTTTACCAGGGGGTGGCGGACAAAGACGCCGAGCTCTTCACCTCGGGCACCGTCAACCTGCAGGTCGGGGGCAACGCCCCGATCGCCCTCGCCCCGGCGGACAATACCCTCGACGGCATCATGGAGGCGATCAATGCCCTGGAGGACCCGGGGATCACCGCCTCCATCGTCAACGACGGCAGCGGCACACCCTATCGCCTCGTTCTGACCGGAGACTCGGTGCAGGACGACAACATCACCATCGACGCCTCCGGCGTTTCCGGAGGGACCGGCTTTCCCACCGTCGAGCTGACCCGCAGCGCTTCCCAGGCGCAGATCGAGGTGGACGGGATTTCCATCGTCAGCGATTCCAACACCATCTCGGGTGCGATCCCCGGGATCACCTTCGACCTGACCAAAGCCGACGAGGTCCTTGACCCGGCCGATGCGACGACGACCACCCTGACCGTCGGCACCGACGAGGAGGCGATCGTCGCCAAGGTCGAGGATTTCGTCGACGACTTCAACGACATCCTCTCTTTCCTCTCCTATGACGGCCTCAGTGGGGATTCGGCGGCGCGTTCGGTCAAGCGCTCACTGCAGAACCTGTTGACCAACGTGGACGGCGGAACCGGAGTCTACCAGAGCCTCTCGACCCTCGGCATCGAGACCGACGAGCGTACCGGGGACCTGGTCATCGACAGCACCGCACTCAAAGACATGATCGAGAACGACCTCGACGGTTTCGAGACTTTCTGGACCGGCGACACCGGCTTCGCCGGGCGTTTCGTCGACTACCTGGAGGGAGCGACTGACTCCATCGACGGCCTTTACGCCGGCCGCAAGAAGAGTACCGAGGCCTCCGTCAGTCGCATCGACGACAGCATCTCGAGCATGCTGCTGCGCCTCGAAAAGCGCGAGTCGATCCTGGTCGGCCAGTTCTCCGCCATGGAGCAGCTTGTCAGCACCATGAACAGCCAAAGCAACTATCTGGCCCAGCAGATGAGCATCATGGCCAGCATGGGGAGTAAATAATAATGAATGCCTTTTTGAATCAATATCAGAACAACCAGGTCAGCACCGCTTCTCCGGAGCGGATCCTCATCATGCTCTACGATGGCGCCATCCGTTTCGCGAACCGGGCCAAGGAGTCCCTGGCCGCCGGCGACATGGAGGGCAAGGTCGACGGCATCAACCGGACCATCGCCATTGTCACTGAGCTTTCCACGACCCTCGACCACAAGGTCGGCGGTCAGATCGCGGCCGAACTCGACGCCCTCTACGGGTTCATGGTCCGGGAGCTGAGCAGGGCCAATCTCAAGAACGATTCGAAAGCCCTGGAGTCCGTCGACGGGCTGCTGCGCCACCTGCGCGAGACCTGGGTTCAGGCCATCGAGGTCGTGCAGCAGGACCGAAACAACGGCGTCGCCGGCCAGAGGCGTCAGGGCGAGTCGGCCGCCGCGGCGATCTAGGAGACGATATGGCGAGTCTGGAGGAATTGCTGGAGTTGTCCATTCGCCAGTACCGGGCCCTTCTGGATGCCGGGAACAAGCTGACCGCTCTGGTCGAGCAGGGGCGGCCGGGGCCGATCCAGGACTTCTGCGGCGAATTGACCGGCCTCCAGGATGAGGCCCGGCGCACCGACCTGGAGTTGAACGCTCTGTTGCGCGCCGCCGGCAAGCCGGTGACGACCCATTCCCTGTTCCGGGAGCGGCTGGAGTTGATGCGCCGGGTGCTGGCCGGAACCGAGGACCTGGGGGCCAAGGGGCGGGGGATGCTTTCCGCCTTGAACGCAGAGCGCACATCTCTCACCGGCGGGCGAACGGCCCTGTCCGGCTACAGGGTGGGGCCCGACCGGCGGGGCCGCATCTTCAATGGGCCCGGCTGAGCGCTTCACCCGCCCTTCTTTCGGGGGTCGGCCCGTAAGCATGATGTCGTTGTTCGGTGAACTTTCTTTATGGGAGGCCGCATGTTTTCTCGGGCGGTGCAGAACGTACTTCAGGATTTTCGAAAGTGCCGCATCATCCTTTCCTTCCAGAGGGGCAATCCCCTGGAGTTGGAAGGGAGGGTCAGGCTTCTGGATGCTTCGATTCTCGAGGTGGAAATCACCGCCAGCCCTCTCGAAGTCCTTGAGGAGGACGGTCTCTGCTTGATCTACATCGAGCAGGGGGAGTCTATCCACCGGATCATGGGCCGGCTTTCAGGGGAGCGCGGTGAGAATGGTCAGCTCCGGTTCCGGGCCGTCGAGGTGGCGTCCTATCCCCAGCGGCGGCGTTTTTTCCGCATCGATGCGGAGGTTTACATGAGGTACTGGGGCACCGATCTTGACCGCCCCACCAAGACCGTGCTGCAGAACGTCAACCTGAGCGGGTCGGGAATCCGCTTCGTCTCCTCTACCCCCCTCGTCGTCGGTCAGACCGTCGCTTTGGAGGTCTCTTTGCCGGGGGGCAGCTCTCCATCGATGGAATGCGTCGGCAGGGTGGTTCGCGTCCAGGACAGGGGCAAGGAGGGCCAGCTCGCGGCGCTGGAGCTGGTGGAAATCGAACAAGAGGACCAGGACGAAATCGTTCGTTTTTGCCTGGCCGAGCAGCGCAGGCAGCTGCGCATGAAGGTCCGCGTCAGGGACGCTTCCTGAAGGGGCCACGTCCGCAACCTCTCCGGCGGCCTTCTGGCCGCCTTTTTCTTTCCGGATCAAGACCAAAACCCTCCCGGCGCCGAGCAGATCCCGAGCCTTTCCGGCAACATCCGATGGCAAACCGTCTTTGCCGGCAGGGGCCGGCTTCCTTCTTTTCGTTCTTTTGCGTCGGGGAGTGTCACCTTTCTTCGGCCAGAGAGCTGTTCTTTTTTTGCAAAAAGGAGATTTGCGGCACAGAGGGCCCATTTCCCCATGTTTGGGGAGGGCGGCGGGGCCTCTTCCCTCGGATTGTCTGCAGGGGTGTCGGGATTTTGGCGGAAAAGGCTGCCAGGGGGCGGACCGGCGGGGACGCGGCGCGGAACCGATACGAAAAAGCCCGGCCAAGAAGGCCGGGCGGGTTCGGTCGAAGTCGGTCGGGGGACGGCCTTAGGCGAAGGCCACGGCGTGTCCCTTGTATGCGGGGAAGTGAACCATCGGAGGGTGGCGCTTGGTCGGGGTGAAGATTTCGACCCGGTTGCGGCCCCGGTTCTTTGCGGTGTAGAGGGCACGGTCGGCGTTTTCCAGCAGTTCGCTCATTGTGATGGGATGGCGGAAGTCGGCGCAGCTGATGCCGATGCTGACGGTGATCGGTTTGCCGATGCCAAGCGACACGGGATCGAGCCCCTCGACTTTTTTGCGGATGCGCTCGGAAAAGATGCGGGCCCCGGCCGTGGAGGTCTCGGGCAGAATGGCCGCGAACTCCTCGCCCCCGTAGCGGCAGACGACGTCGGCATTGCGGGCCGAGTCGGCGAAGACCTTGGCGGCGGTCTGGATGACCCGGTCGCCGGCCTGGTGGCCGTAGTTGTCGTTGACATCCTTGAAGTGGTCGAGGTCGAGCAGGACGAGTGAGAAGGATTTCTCCGAGCGCTGGCTGCGGGCGATTTCCTTCTCCAGGGTGGCGTCGAAGTAGGAGCGGTTGTAAAGGCCGGTCAGGCCGTCCTTGAGGGCAAGCTCGGCAAGCTGGGCCCTGGAGGAGCGCAACTGTTCAAAGCGTTCTTTGATCTTCAGGAGGAAGCGGGCCTTGGCTGCGACCTCCTTGGCCGAGGCGGTGAAGGACAGGCAGTCGCTGGCGCCGAGCTCCAGGCCCCGGATACGGGTCGCTTCATCTTCTTCGGGGGTGAAGGCGATGACCGGGATGTCCCCCCACTCCTCCTGCTTGGCCAGCCTTTTGAACAGGTCGACCGCCTTGCCGGTGAGCCGGCGCAGGTCGCAGAAGACCATGTCCACCGAATGCTTCTTCAGCTGGCTGAAAGCCTCTTGGCTGTCGGCGCTGAAGAGGATCTGGCGGAACAGGTCGGTCCCCTTTATGGTCGTGGCAATGGCTTTCCTTGAAGCGGGGGAGTGTCCAACTATGAGGCTCGTCGCGGTCATGGTCATTAGGCCCTTTCTCTCGATCTGTGTTGCTACTCTTATCGGCACCGCCGGAAAAGAGTTTAGGGAAATTCCCCCGTTGGTTCCGATTTATAGCAAAGACGGTGCCAAAGGGAAAAAGGCCTAAAGATCCCCCCGGCTGGTGCCGAAAAGAAAGATACGTATTCTATTTATCTCCTTTTCCCCGGGTTCAAAACAGCAGCGGTCGCTTCGGGCGACGGATCGGGCGTCAACATGCTTTCGAAGGAAACAGTCGAGTTTTTGAGGGATTTCAAAATTGCGAGCCTGGCCCTGCCGGTTCGGGGAGAGGGCCACCTTGCCCTGGACGGGGTCGTCAAGGTGACCTCCCCGACCCGTCTGGAGGCGATGTTCCTGCCCGGCCAGATCCCTTTCGAGGCCCTCGACCAGGCTGGCCGCTGCCGGATTTCCTGCGAAGTGGGACTCTCCATTTTCCAGGCCGAGGCCTTTATCGAGGAGGTTCTCGACGACAGGCGCCTGTCCCTGGTTCTGGCCGAGGTCTCCTCTCAGGGGGATACCCGGCGCAAATTCCGCGTCGACAGCGAAGTCTATTTGAAGTTCTGGCGGCCCGGCGAGCAACCTCCCTCCGAATCCTCTCTTGAGAGGGTGAACCTGAGCGGGTGCGGGCTCCGCTTCTCCGCTCGCCAGCAGGTTCCGCCCGGAGAGGAGCTGGAGTTGGAGATAGCCCTGCCCGGGGCAACCCTGAAAGTGCTCGGCTGCCGCGGCCGGGTGGTCGACGGCTCCTCTTCGGACGATCAGCCGGGGGAGGTCGCCCTGCAGATCACCGACATCTCGCCCGACCATCTGGACAAGCTCACCGAGTTTTGCCTCGGGGAGAAGTTCAAGCAGTTGGGGAGCCGGGTGAAGTTCCTTGGGTCGATGCTTGACCCCAAGCACAAGTAGCCCGAAACGATAGATTTTCCATCGCGTCGGGCCGCTCAGGGGGGCTCGCCGATGAGCAAGGGGTTGGCCTCATGAGCCTCATCAATTCGGTCATTCCGGCCCCGCCCGCCGCAGTCGGGGCGAGTGCCTCGGTGTCGCGGGAAGCCCGCCAGCAGCACCTGCGGATCGACCAGATGGTGCGGGCGACCGTGGCCGAGGGAGGGCAGGGCCAGGTTCTGCTTCAGCTAGGGAAGAGAAAGTTCAGTGCCCGCACCGAGTTGGCCCTGCAGACGGGACAGAAACTTGACTTGATGGTCGTCTCCCTGGAGCCGCGTCTGGAGTTCCGGGTGATCGAGGACCTTTTGTCCAAGCGCCTCGGCCGCTCTCTGCACGTGCTCGGCTCCCAGGCCGGCCTGGTGGCCTGCCTGAGGGGGCTGCTCAAGGAAAAGGGGAGACTTTCCGAAAGCTTAAGTCCGGGGGCGAAGGCGTGCCTCGAGTTTTTCGCCCGGGAGGGCGGCGCTGCGCCGGGATCCGGCGGGGGCGGCGCGCTTCGGGGCTGGGTGGAGCGCCTTGGGCTCGGTCTGGAGGGAAAACTGGCCGCCGGGCTGGACGAAGGGGAGGAAATGCCCCTGAAGAGCGCATTGGCCGAAATCAGTCAAAAAGTTGACCGCTCCGCCGGGCCCTGGGCGGAAAAGGCGGCCCAGGCCCTGCAGGTTCTCGAGGCCTTCCAGCTCTGCAACCTTCGCCTGGCTCAGCAGGGAGCCCGCCTCGTCCCTCTTCCCCTGCCCGAGTTGGAGCAGGGCTTCATGGTGGTCGAGGACCGGCGGGAAGGAAGCCAAGAGGGGGATGGGGAGGAGGGGCCCTGGCTCTTTTCCCTGCATCTGAGCCTGAAGGGGCTGGGGGATATGCGGGTCGACTTCCTCTACGAGTCCGCAGGACTGTCGATCCGTTTCCTGTGCGACGATCCTGAGAAGGCCCGCTTCGTGGCCCGGAACCAGGACGGCCTGGAGGGGGTGAGGGAGCGCCTGCCCCTGAGGGGGGTGAGCTTTTCGGCCGGAGCGGAGAATCCCGCCAGGGCCCTCGTCAAGAGGGTCTTTCCCGGCGGGGACGGATGCCTCGACGCCAGGGTGTAGGCTGTGAAAGGGAAGATGGAAATGGACAAAGCAGTTGCTCTGCGCTACGACCGGCAACAGGACACAGCCCCCAAGGTGGTCGCCAGCGGCGGAGGGGACGTGGCGGCGCGCATTATCGAGCGGGCGCGCCAGGCCGGGGTCCACGTCATGGAAGACCCCGACCTGCTGGAGCTTCTGGCGCATGTCCCTGTCGGCGACGATATCCCGGTGGAGCTGTACCAGGCGGTGGCCGAGGTCCTCGCCTTTGTCTACCAGGTCAACGGCCGCTACCTGGAGGGGGCCACCCCCGGCTAGCCCCGGCGGCAGAGTGCGGGGCGGATCGTCAGTCCTTGACCTCAAAGGCCACCTTGATGACCGCCTGGTACTCCTTGACCTGGCCGTCCTCGCCGATGTGGCCGTGCAGTTCCTCGAGCTCGAACCACGACAGTCCCTTCAGGGTCTGGTGGGCTTTCAGCACCGCCGCCTCAATCGCTCCCTCGATCCCTCTCTGGGAAACCCCGATCACTTCCAGCTTCTTGTAAACCCGATCCTGGCCGTATGTCATGGCGCTACCTCCTGTGGTTTGGCATACCAAAAGACTAACACCTTACGGGCCGGGGTAAAGGCGTCTCGGGGCCGGCCGGCGAGTTTCCGGCTCCAGCTCCCTGTTGTATTCCCCTCCCGGTTCCGCTACAATCCGCCGATCAATTCTTCTCCGGAGAGGGGCTTTTGCCATGGGGTATCGCAACCTGAATGAGTGCGTCGAGGACCTGGAGCGCGGCGGTCGGCTGCGGCGCATCGAGGTCCCTGTCGATCCCGACCTCGAAATCGGGGCGATCCAGCGGCGGGCCTACGCCGCCGAAGGCCCGGCGCTTCTCTTTACCCGAGTCAAGGGGTGCCGGTTCCCCATGCTCGGCAACCTGTTCGGCACCCTGGATCGGACCCGCTATATCTTCCGGGACACCCTGGAGACCA
This genomic window contains:
- a CDS encoding flagellin; amino-acid sequence: MAMTINTNISSLNAQSNLSNTQNSLSKSMERLSSGLRINSASDDAAGLNIADRMTAQIRGMDQASRNANDGISLAQTAEGGMSEIGDMLQRMRELAVQGANETNDADDAAAIQTEMDELTSEIDRIAGATSFNGKTLLDGALDVDFQVGANATADDKINFTITQDFTAAGLGVDAVAVTDNAAAQTSITALDDAIKDVDTARSSVGSTVNRLDHTIKNLSSQSNNLSAARSRIQDTDIANESAKMTRSNVLQQAGVSILAQANQAPNVALSLLG
- a CDS encoding flagellar protein FlaG; amino-acid sequence: MFKIETASPAGANVQKSAEAAEKIDRQRQPSPLSFEPSRDEKKQTPEEILSRVKQLAEGGLNSVRFEMSEEAREVVIRIIDPETNEVIRQLPTEELLKVSSSLEELRGLLLQTES
- the fliD gene encoding flagellar filament capping protein FliD — translated: MAISIGGLASGIDTNSLIDALMEAERLPLYRMEDDRNELNSRLNSFKKLDGHMGNLLEAVEKLATSEELLSRKSEQSSEEYFATTAGSEAQPGNYEVKVLSLAQVEKVVYQGVADKDAELFTSGTVNLQVGGNAPIALAPADNTLDGIMEAINALEDPGITASIVNDGSGTPYRLVLTGDSVQDDNITIDASGVSGGTGFPTVELTRSASQAQIEVDGISIVSDSNTISGAIPGITFDLTKADEVLDPADATTTTLTVGTDEEAIVAKVEDFVDDFNDILSFLSYDGLSGDSAARSVKRSLQNLLTNVDGGTGVYQSLSTLGIETDERTGDLVIDSTALKDMIENDLDGFETFWTGDTGFAGRFVDYLEGATDSIDGLYAGRKKSTEASVSRIDDSISSMLLRLEKRESILVGQFSAMEQLVSTMNSQSNYLAQQMSIMASMGSK
- the fliS gene encoding flagellar export chaperone FliS gives rise to the protein MNAFLNQYQNNQVSTASPERILIMLYDGAIRFANRAKESLAAGDMEGKVDGINRTIAIVTELSTTLDHKVGGQIAAELDALYGFMVRELSRANLKNDSKALESVDGLLRHLRETWVQAIEVVQQDRNNGVAGQRRQGESAAAAI
- a CDS encoding PilZ domain-containing protein; the encoded protein is MFSRAVQNVLQDFRKCRIILSFQRGNPLELEGRVRLLDASILEVEITASPLEVLEEDGLCLIYIEQGESIHRIMGRLSGERGENGQLRFRAVEVASYPQRRRFFRIDAEVYMRYWGTDLDRPTKTVLQNVNLSGSGIRFVSSTPLVVGQTVALEVSLPGGSSPSMECVGRVVRVQDRGKEGQLAALELVEIEQEDQDEIVRFCLAEQRRQLRMKVRVRDAS
- a CDS encoding diguanylate cyclase — its product is MTMTATSLIVGHSPASRKAIATTIKGTDLFRQILFSADSQEAFSQLKKHSVDMVFCDLRRLTGKAVDLFKRLAKQEEWGDIPVIAFTPEEDEATRIRGLELGASDCLSFTASAKEVAAKARFLLKIKERFEQLRSSRAQLAELALKDGLTGLYNRSYFDATLEKEIARSQRSEKSFSLVLLDLDHFKDVNDNYGHQAGDRVIQTAAKVFADSARNADVVCRYGGEEFAAILPETSTAGARIFSERIRKKVEGLDPVSLGIGKPITVSIGISCADFRHPITMSELLENADRALYTAKNRGRNRVEIFTPTKRHPPMVHFPAYKGHAVAFA
- a CDS encoding PilZ domain-containing protein encodes the protein MLSKETVEFLRDFKIASLALPVRGEGHLALDGVVKVTSPTRLEAMFLPGQIPFEALDQAGRCRISCEVGLSIFQAEAFIEEVLDDRRLSLVLAEVSSQGDTRRKFRVDSEVYLKFWRPGEQPPSESSLERVNLSGCGLRFSARQQVPPGEELELEIALPGATLKVLGCRGRVVDGSSSDDQPGEVALQITDISPDHLDKLTEFCLGEKFKQLGSRVKFLGSMLDPKHK
- a CDS encoding EscU/YscU/HrcU family type III secretion system export apparatus switch protein, whose product is MDKAVALRYDRQQDTAPKVVASGGGDVAARIIERARQAGVHVMEDPDLLELLAHVPVGDDIPVELYQAVAEVLAFVYQVNGRYLEGATPG
- a CDS encoding dodecin, whose amino-acid sequence is MTYGQDRVYKKLEVIGVSQRGIEGAIEAAVLKAHQTLKGLSWFELEELHGHIGEDGQVKEYQAVIKVAFEVKD